Proteins from a single region of Chryseobacterium sp. W4I1:
- the gyrA gene encoding DNA gyrase subunit A, with protein MQKEGERLIPINIVDEMKSSYIDYSMSVIVSRALPDVRDGLKPVHRRVLYGMYGLGVFSNRKYLKSARIVGDVLGKYHPHGDSSVYDAMVRMAQPWSLRYPQVDGQGNFGSMDGDPPAAMRYTEARLKKISDDVLADLDKETVDFQNNFDDSLTEPTVMPTKVPNLLVNGTSGIAVGMATNMAPHNLSESVDAISAYIDNKDISIDELMQFITAPDFPTGGIIYGYDGVRDAFHTGRGRIVLRAKVNFEEIGNRNAIIVTEVPYQVNKADMIARTAELIKDDKILGIHEIRDESDRNGLRVVYELKNDAIPNVVLNLLYKYTALQTSFSVNNIALVKGRPEQLNLKDIIHHFVEHRHEVIVRRTQYELKKAKERAHILEGFMKVIGTQDSLDRAISIIRHSANPQAAKEGLIEAFELSEIQAQAILDLRLARLTGMELDKIRDEYDAIMKEILNLEDILANEPRRFEIIKEELAEIKEKYGDERRTEIDFSGGEMSIEDIIPNEAVVLTISHAGYVKRTSLSEYKIQSRGGVGNRAATTRDEDFLEYIVSATNHQYMLFFTEKGRCYWLRVFEIPEGSKTSKGRAVQNLINIEPDDKIKAYIRTNNLKDAEYVNQMSVVMVTKNGTIKKTSLEAYSRPRVNGVNAIEIRDNDQLLGAYLTNGDSQIMIATKNGKCIRFPEEKVREVGRGSIGVRGISMDDNDEAIGMIVVNDVEKETVLVVSEKGYGKRTAVEDYRITNRGGKGVITLNITEKTGNLIAIQNVTDEDGLMIINKSGVAIRMGMDEMRVMGRNTQGVKMINLKKNDEIAAIAKVAMDKDVEEVSEENEEGTETVTNNQENNTEVPQTEKENPTEENENSDSEE; from the coding sequence ATGCAAAAAGAAGGAGAAAGACTGATTCCTATCAACATTGTTGATGAAATGAAATCATCTTATATCGATTATTCGATGTCGGTTATCGTTTCAAGAGCGTTACCGGACGTAAGAGACGGCCTTAAACCCGTTCATAGAAGAGTACTTTATGGTATGTATGGATTAGGGGTTTTTTCTAATAGAAAATATTTGAAATCTGCGAGAATTGTTGGAGATGTTTTGGGTAAATACCACCCGCACGGAGACTCTTCTGTTTACGATGCAATGGTAAGAATGGCCCAACCCTGGAGTTTACGTTATCCACAGGTAGACGGGCAGGGTAACTTTGGTTCCATGGACGGTGACCCGCCTGCAGCAATGCGTTATACAGAAGCAAGACTTAAAAAGATTTCTGATGATGTACTTGCAGACTTAGATAAAGAAACTGTTGATTTTCAGAACAACTTTGATGACAGTTTGACGGAACCTACCGTTATGCCTACAAAAGTTCCAAACCTTTTAGTAAACGGAACATCCGGTATTGCTGTAGGTATGGCGACTAATATGGCTCCCCATAATTTATCAGAATCTGTAGATGCTATTTCAGCTTATATAGATAATAAAGATATTAGTATTGATGAATTGATGCAGTTCATTACTGCACCGGATTTCCCGACAGGAGGTATTATCTATGGGTATGATGGTGTAAGAGATGCTTTCCACACAGGAAGAGGACGTATCGTACTGAGAGCAAAGGTAAACTTTGAGGAGATCGGAAATAGAAATGCAATTATCGTTACAGAAGTTCCTTATCAGGTCAATAAAGCTGATATGATCGCCAGAACGGCTGAACTTATTAAAGATGATAAAATTCTAGGGATTCATGAAATCAGAGACGAATCAGACAGAAATGGTCTGCGTGTCGTGTATGAACTTAAAAATGATGCGATCCCGAATGTAGTCTTAAACCTTTTATATAAATATACGGCACTTCAGACTTCTTTCAGTGTAAACAACATTGCATTGGTTAAAGGAAGACCGGAACAGCTGAACTTAAAAGACATCATCCACCACTTCGTAGAGCATAGACATGAAGTGATTGTGAGAAGAACTCAGTACGAGCTTAAAAAAGCGAAAGAAAGAGCTCACATCCTGGAAGGTTTCATGAAAGTGATCGGAACCCAGGATTCTCTGGACAGAGCAATTTCCATCATCCGTCACAGCGCCAATCCTCAGGCTGCAAAAGAAGGTTTGATCGAAGCATTCGAGCTTTCTGAAATTCAGGCTCAGGCAATTCTTGATCTTAGATTGGCACGTCTTACGGGAATGGAACTTGATAAGATCCGTGACGAATACGATGCAATCATGAAAGAGATTCTGAACTTAGAAGATATTTTGGCTAATGAACCAAGAAGATTCGAGATCATCAAAGAAGAGCTTGCTGAGATCAAAGAAAAATATGGTGACGAAAGAAGAACTGAAATTGATTTCTCAGGAGGAGAAATGTCTATTGAGGACATCATTCCGAATGAAGCAGTAGTTCTTACCATTTCACACGCAGGATATGTTAAAAGGACTTCGCTTTCAGAATACAAAATTCAGAGCAGAGGTGGTGTAGGAAACAGAGCGGCAACCACAAGGGATGAAGATTTTCTTGAATACATCGTTTCTGCGACCAATCACCAGTATATGCTATTCTTTACAGAAAAAGGAAGATGTTACTGGTTAAGAGTTTTTGAAATTCCTGAAGGATCCAAAACATCCAAAGGACGAGCTGTACAGAACCTGATCAACATTGAGCCGGATGATAAGATAAAAGCATATATCAGAACCAATAACCTGAAGGATGCAGAATATGTAAACCAGATGAGTGTAGTGATGGTTACCAAAAACGGTACAATCAAGAAAACGTCTCTTGAAGCTTACTCAAGACCTAGAGTGAATGGGGTGAATGCTATTGAGATCAGAGATAATGACCAGTTGTTGGGAGCTTACCTTACTAACGGAGATTCTCAGATCATGATTGCTACCAAAAACGGTAAATGTATCCGTTTCCCTGAAGAAAAAGTAAGAGAAGTAGGAAGAGGTTCTATCGGGGTACGTGGGATCAGCATGGATGATAATGACGAGGCAATTGGTATGATTGTTGTGAATGATGTGGAGAAAGAAACGGTACTTGTGGTTTCTGAAAAAGGATATGGCAAGAGAACTGCTGTCGAAGATTACAGAATCACCAATAGAGGAGGGAAAGGAGTTATCACCCTAAATATTACCGAAAAAACAGGAAATCTGATTGCTATTCAGAATGTAACAGACGAAGACGGATTGATGATCATCAATAAGTCTGGTGTTGCCATCAGAATGGGAATGGATGAAATGAGAGTAATGGGAAGGAATACCCAAGGGGTAAAAATGATCAACCTTAAGAAAAATGACGAAATTGCAGCGATTGCAAAAGTAGCAATGGATAAAGATGTAGAAGAAGTTTCTGAAGAAAACGAAGAAGGAACAGAAACTGTAACCAATAACCAGGAAAACAATACGGAAGTACCTCAGACTGAAAAAGAAAATCCAACTGAGGAAAATGAGAATTCAGATTCTGAAGAATAA
- a CDS encoding DUF4286 family protein has product MSLLSITFHCTKNNIEEWENYIDETLVLMAENLMDVDKYILSEVHSDYIEEGKNYNLLLMFDNEDLREDFIKSEMLNISERIEKKFGAEVMIFNTFLNPKNSRF; this is encoded by the coding sequence ATGAGCTTACTGAGTATAACTTTCCACTGCACGAAAAACAATATTGAAGAATGGGAAAATTATATTGATGAAACACTGGTTCTGATGGCGGAAAACCTAATGGATGTCGATAAATATATTCTATCTGAAGTACACAGTGATTATATTGAAGAAGGCAAGAACTATAATCTGCTGCTGATGTTTGACAATGAGGATCTCAGGGAAGATTTCATTAAAAGTGAAATGCTGAACATTTCGGAAAGAATTGAGAAAAAATTCGGAGCGGAAGTGATGATTTTCAATACCTTTCTTAATCCTAAAAATTCACGATTTTAA
- a CDS encoding DUF421 domain-containing protein yields MNPILDVVVRSLCVYLFMVIAIRLFGKNQLSQLNAGDVVLLLLISNAVQNAMVGPDTSLQGGLIAALVLFAANFILKRLMFSNRKFETFMEEDPVILIRDGIIDQPALNRVKITRDELEEAIREHGVEKIENVKLSILEVDGNISVISQDETGKQTHYSRIKRRNKRKYH; encoded by the coding sequence GTGAATCCTATTCTTGACGTTGTCGTCCGTTCCCTTTGCGTTTACCTTTTTATGGTAATCGCTATCCGTCTTTTTGGTAAAAATCAGCTTTCTCAGCTCAATGCAGGGGATGTTGTTTTGTTGCTGCTTATTTCCAATGCTGTTCAGAATGCTATGGTAGGACCGGATACATCATTGCAGGGTGGTCTTATTGCAGCGCTTGTCCTTTTTGCGGCTAACTTTATTTTAAAAAGGCTGATGTTTTCCAACCGAAAATTTGAAACGTTCATGGAAGAAGATCCCGTTATTCTCATCAGAGATGGAATAATAGATCAGCCTGCTTTGAATAGAGTGAAAATCACCAGGGATGAATTGGAAGAGGCCATAAGAGAACACGGTGTAGAAAAAATTGAAAATGTAAAACTGTCTATCCTTGAAGTAGACGGAAACATAAGTGTTATCTCACAGGATGAAACAGGAAAGCAGACCCATTATTCAAGAATAAAAAGAAGAAATAAAAGAAAATACCATTAA
- a CDS encoding GNAT family N-acetyltransferase: MNYELREMLPGDEKRVLEIYSEGLDSGIATFETEVPTAEAWNMEYFNDCRWVLENESNEIVGWCALKPVSKRECYKGVAEVSIYFENTYQGKGLGSVLLKKMILDSESHGFWTLQASIFPENEASIRFHQKNGFRTIGVRKKIGKLNGQWKDIVMMEKRSDIID, from the coding sequence ATGAATTACGAATTAAGAGAAATGCTTCCCGGCGACGAAAAAAGAGTGCTCGAAATTTACAGTGAGGGACTAGACAGCGGTATAGCTACTTTTGAAACAGAAGTTCCTACAGCTGAAGCATGGAATATGGAATATTTCAACGACTGCCGCTGGGTGCTGGAAAATGAAAGCAACGAAATAGTAGGGTGGTGCGCTTTGAAACCGGTAAGTAAAAGAGAATGTTATAAAGGAGTTGCCGAAGTAAGCATTTATTTTGAGAATACTTACCAGGGGAAAGGTTTAGGATCAGTTCTGCTGAAAAAGATGATTCTCGACAGCGAAAGCCACGGATTCTGGACTCTTCAGGCCAGTATTTTCCCGGAAAATGAAGCTTCGATAAGATTCCATCAGAAAAATGGTTTCAGAACTATAGGAGTCAGAAAAAAAATAGGAAAACTCAACGGACAATGGAAAGACATTGTTATGATGGAAAAAAGGAGTGATATAATAGATTAA
- a CDS encoding DUF3829 domain-containing protein encodes MRKIIVLALALTFTSVSVISCKKDISKLGQSVINLGGAEDANAIIEFNNNFLDSYKSTSRHIESILKYADAASAKAKGENVTIMPIVINSMDFSFGKIKDVPSGFGKDKAAIEADFNTYKAKKEIIQKKFDELKSYMTSEDYKDDKGAKADAITKDIETEAQALFTSGENLIIKIKPGTDAAEEVVLKDHPMKEFIISSKSVMTSLESTIDVLDKQYSGKFNEAEIQKKYDELAKAVEANSKMNFDVKDPQYSYKKSQFESFNKSASDFLDIYRKLIRDSKGTGKISDSDIQQVDSSYESVLNSYNSFVK; translated from the coding sequence GAAAGATTATCGTACTTGCACTAGCCCTGACTTTTACATCAGTCAGTGTGATAAGCTGTAAAAAAGATATCAGTAAACTGGGGCAATCTGTTATAAATCTTGGAGGAGCCGAAGATGCCAATGCTATTATTGAATTTAACAATAACTTTTTAGATTCCTATAAAAGTACATCCAGACATATAGAAAGTATTCTTAAATATGCAGATGCTGCCTCAGCGAAAGCTAAAGGAGAGAACGTAACGATAATGCCTATTGTAATCAATTCGATGGATTTTTCATTCGGAAAGATCAAGGATGTGCCGTCAGGATTCGGAAAAGATAAAGCAGCCATTGAAGCAGACTTTAATACATATAAAGCTAAAAAAGAAATTATACAGAAGAAGTTTGATGAACTTAAATCCTATATGACTTCAGAAGACTATAAAGATGACAAAGGAGCGAAAGCTGATGCCATCACAAAAGATATTGAGACTGAAGCTCAGGCTTTATTTACCTCAGGTGAAAATTTAATCATCAAGATCAAGCCCGGAACTGATGCTGCAGAAGAAGTTGTATTGAAAGATCATCCAATGAAAGAATTCATTATTTCTTCTAAAAGTGTAATGACTTCCCTGGAATCTACCATTGATGTGCTGGACAAGCAGTATTCCGGAAAATTCAATGAAGCAGAAATTCAGAAAAAATATGACGAGCTTGCCAAAGCAGTAGAAGCCAATTCAAAAATGAATTTCGACGTAAAAGATCCACAGTATTCGTATAAAAAATCTCAGTTTGAAAGCTTTAACAAAAGTGCTTCAGACTTTTTAGATATCTACAGAAAGCTCATCCGTGACTCCAAAGGCACAGGGAAAATATCCGACAGTGATATCCAGCAGGTCGACTCATCCTACGAGTCTGTCCTGAATTCATACAATTCATTTGTGAAATAA
- the uvrA gene encoding excinuclease ABC subunit UvrA — protein sequence MSKSTEYIEVYGAREHNLKNINVKIPRNELVVITGLSGSGKSSLAFDTIFAEGQRRYIETFSAYARQFLGGLERPDVDKIEGLSPVIAIEQKTTNKNPRSTVGTVTELYDYLRLLYARVSDAYSLSTGKKLVSYTEDQILETIKENYKGEKIMLMAPVVRSRKGHYHELFVQMAKKGYGQARIDGDLQDIEYDLKLDRYKTHDIDIVIDRWIIGENASEGRMEKSLRTAMEMGEGIIGIQKLGATDIEYFSKNLMDAETGHSLALPEPNTFSFNSPKGSCPECKGLGTIKKINTDYFIENPKLSINQGGLLPLEDIKSNKWILSQIKNILEIFGLGMATPMKDIPEEALDYIYNGCHKEFNKDLKYAGITKKIKISFDGLITFMEEIIEERESYEAVLLERHFTTEETCPECGGTRLQPASLSFKIDGKNIAEVNGLSLSDLKEWLSDVKDKFSEKNKIIAHEILKEIETRLQFLLDVGLDYLSLSRSSKTLSGGESQRIRLATQIGSQLVNVLYILDEPSIGLHQRDNERLIRSLKNLRDIGNSVIVVEHDKDMILEADEVLDIGPRAGKFGGEVLWQGKPKDLLKADTITAQYINGKRKIEIPAERRAGSGKNILLKGATGNNLKNVTLDIPLGKLVVVTGISGSGKSSLINGTLYPILNKHFYRAVQEPLPYKKIDGLDNIDKIVDVDQTPIGRTPRSNPATYTGMFTDIRNLFAELPESKIRGYKPGRFSFNVKGGRCETCQGGGLKVIEMNFLPDVYVHCETCNGKRFNRETLEVRYKGKSISDVLDMTIDEAVDFFQPIPKIFAKVKTLQDVGLGYITLGQQSTTLSGGEAQRIKLATELSKRQTGNTLYILDEPTTGLHFEDVKILMDAINQLVELGNSFIIIEHNMDVIKLADHIIDVGPEGGKHGGQIVAQGTPEEIVKSKKSLTGKFLKRELE from the coding sequence ATGAGTAAATCAACAGAATATATAGAAGTTTACGGAGCACGTGAACACAACCTTAAAAATATCAATGTAAAGATCCCCCGCAACGAACTTGTTGTAATAACAGGGCTTTCCGGAAGCGGAAAATCATCTTTGGCATTCGATACCATTTTTGCAGAAGGACAGCGCCGTTATATTGAAACATTTTCAGCTTATGCACGTCAGTTTTTAGGCGGTTTGGAACGTCCTGATGTAGACAAAATTGAAGGACTTTCTCCGGTAATTGCGATAGAGCAGAAAACCACCAATAAAAATCCCAGATCCACTGTAGGAACGGTTACTGAACTCTATGATTACCTGCGTCTTTTATACGCAAGAGTTTCCGATGCCTATTCATTGTCTACTGGAAAAAAATTGGTAAGCTACACAGAAGACCAGATTCTTGAAACCATTAAGGAAAACTATAAAGGCGAAAAAATAATGCTGATGGCTCCTGTGGTGCGTTCAAGAAAGGGACACTATCATGAGCTTTTTGTGCAGATGGCCAAAAAAGGTTATGGCCAGGCCAGGATTGACGGTGATTTACAGGATATAGAATATGACCTGAAATTGGACCGTTACAAAACCCATGATATTGATATTGTGATTGATCGTTGGATCATTGGAGAAAATGCCTCAGAGGGCAGAATGGAAAAATCACTGCGTACCGCAATGGAAATGGGTGAGGGGATTATCGGAATCCAGAAACTGGGAGCTACCGATATAGAGTACTTCTCGAAAAACCTGATGGATGCAGAAACAGGACATTCCCTGGCACTTCCTGAACCGAATACATTCTCTTTCAACTCTCCGAAAGGAAGCTGCCCGGAGTGTAAAGGATTGGGAACCATCAAAAAGATCAATACAGATTATTTTATTGAAAATCCTAAATTATCAATAAACCAGGGTGGATTGCTGCCATTGGAAGATATTAAATCCAACAAATGGATTCTGTCTCAGATCAAAAATATCCTTGAGATCTTTGGTTTGGGAATGGCAACACCTATGAAAGATATTCCCGAAGAAGCTTTGGATTATATCTATAACGGATGTCACAAAGAATTTAATAAAGACCTGAAATACGCAGGAATCACCAAAAAGATAAAAATAAGTTTCGATGGTCTGATCACTTTTATGGAAGAGATCATTGAAGAAAGAGAATCTTATGAAGCCGTATTATTAGAAAGGCATTTCACCACTGAAGAAACCTGCCCGGAATGTGGCGGGACCCGTCTTCAGCCGGCAAGTTTAAGTTTTAAAATAGACGGAAAGAATATTGCTGAGGTAAACGGTTTAAGTTTATCCGATCTGAAGGAATGGTTATCCGATGTAAAAGATAAATTCTCGGAAAAAAATAAGATCATTGCCCACGAGATCTTAAAAGAGATTGAAACAAGACTCCAGTTCCTTCTGGATGTAGGTTTGGATTATCTGAGCTTAAGCAGAAGCTCCAAAACACTTTCCGGAGGAGAATCTCAAAGGATCCGTCTGGCTACACAAATCGGGTCACAGCTGGTGAATGTATTGTATATTCTGGATGAACCAAGTATCGGGCTTCACCAAAGAGATAATGAAAGACTGATCAGATCATTAAAAAACCTTAGAGACATCGGAAATTCTGTTATTGTTGTAGAACACGACAAAGATATGATTCTGGAAGCCGATGAGGTGCTGGATATTGGCCCTAGAGCCGGAAAATTCGGGGGAGAAGTGCTGTGGCAGGGAAAACCAAAAGATCTTTTAAAAGCAGATACTATTACAGCACAGTATATCAACGGAAAAAGAAAAATAGAAATTCCTGCAGAAAGAAGAGCCGGAAGCGGCAAAAACATTTTATTAAAAGGAGCTACAGGAAATAACCTTAAAAATGTTACCCTTGATATTCCATTAGGGAAACTGGTGGTAGTAACTGGAATTTCAGGAAGCGGAAAATCTTCTCTGATCAACGGAACTTTGTACCCGATCCTTAATAAGCATTTCTACAGAGCTGTTCAGGAGCCTCTTCCGTATAAAAAAATAGACGGTCTTGATAATATTGATAAAATTGTAGACGTAGACCAGACTCCGATCGGGAGAACACCACGTTCAAATCCCGCAACATACACAGGAATGTTCACTGATATCAGAAATCTTTTTGCAGAACTTCCGGAAAGCAAGATCCGTGGCTATAAGCCGGGAAGATTCTCATTCAATGTAAAAGGCGGAAGATGTGAAACCTGCCAGGGTGGAGGATTAAAAGTTATTGAAATGAACTTTCTTCCTGATGTGTATGTTCACTGTGAAACCTGTAATGGAAAACGTTTCAACAGAGAAACACTGGAAGTGCGTTACAAAGGGAAATCAATTTCCGATGTGTTGGATATGACGATTGATGAAGCGGTAGACTTCTTCCAGCCAATTCCTAAGATATTTGCTAAAGTAAAGACCCTTCAGGATGTAGGATTGGGATATATTACCCTCGGACAGCAGTCTACAACACTTTCAGGAGGAGAGGCACAACGTATTAAACTGGCAACAGAACTATCAAAAAGACAGACTGGAAATACACTGTATATCTTAGATGAACCTACAACCGGACTTCACTTCGAAGATGTAAAGATCCTGATGGATGCCATCAACCAGCTGGTAGAATTAGGAAACTCATTTATCATCATTGAACATAATATGGATGTGATTAAATTAGCCGATCATATTATCGACGTAGGACCGGAAGGCGGAAAGCACGGCGGACAGATCGTTGCGCAGGGAACTCCTGAAGAAATTGTAAAGTCTAAGAAGAGTTTGACTGGAAAATTCTTGAAGCGGGAACTTGAATAA
- a CDS encoding bacteriocin, with amino-acid sequence MKNLKKLTKTELKSVYGGEPKKYCVYCERLNKVVCSEVPIAQCP; translated from the coding sequence ATGAAAAATTTAAAGAAACTGACAAAAACCGAGTTAAAATCTGTGTACGGTGGCGAACCAAAGAAATACTGCGTATACTGCGAAAGACTGAACAAAGTAGTATGCAGTGAGGTTCCGATCGCTCAATGCCCTTAA